CCTCGGTGATCAGCCTGTTCGGCGCCACCATCGAGGAGATGGTGGCGCTTGCCGCGCTGATGCCGATCGTCGCTTCGCTCGGCGGCAATGCCGGCACCCAGACCATGACGGTGACGGTGCGGGCGCTCGCCACGCGCGACCTCGATATCTACAATGCCGGACGCGTCATCCGCCGCGAGGTGCTGGTCGGCTTGCTCAACGGCGCCATCATCGCCACGCTGCTCGGGCTGGTGGCCGGTCTCTGGTTCCACAACATCGATCTCGGCTTGGTCATCGCCGCCGCCATGATCGTCAACATGCTGGCGGCTTCGCTGGGCGGCATCCTGATTCCGCTGTTTCTTGACAAGCTGGGCGCCGATCCCGCCATTTCCTCGTCGATCTTCACCACCATGATCACCGACGTCATCGGCTTCCTGGCCTTTCTCTCCTTCGCCACCTGGTGGCTGCATCTGGGCGGGGGCTAGCTGGAAATCGCCCGCGTCTTTGAAAACAATTGGTGATTTTGCCCACAATTGACTTTTACGTAAATGCCGTGCGAAGCTTGCCGTCGACCCGCATGCTGTTCGATTCTGGCGATATGAGCCGTGAAGCGGCGGCACGACGGACAACGGCGTATCTCGCCCCCTGTGCCCGGAGTGACCATGCGGGAATATTACACGATCACCGAGCTGACGCGCGAGTTCGACATCTCGACGCGTACCTTGCGTTTTTATGAGGATGAAGGGCTGGTTGCGCCGGTTCGGCGCGGCCGCACGCGGCTGTTCCGCCCCTCCGACCGGCATCTTGTCCGCCAGATCCTGCGCGGCAAGCGGCTGGGCTTCGCGATCGCCGAGATCCGCGAGATCATCCAGATGTACAAGGAGCCGCCGGGCGAGGTCGGCCAGCTGAAGCTGATGATCAAGCGCATCGAGGAAAAGCGCGACGACCTGCGCCAGAAGCGCCGCGACCTCGAGGAGACGCTGGCCGAACTCGACCAGGCCGAGGAATCCTGCGTCGAGCGGCTGGTCGAGCTCGGCGTCAGCACCTGAAATCCGGCGCGCCGCCCGTTCTGGTCGCGGTCCGCACCGTCCCGTTGGCGTCATCGCCGTGACGACGATGGCCGCCGCGCCGCCTTTTTCCAACAAACGCGCAATGCCTGAAACCGGCACTATTTCGGGCGGCGCTCTCTTGTCGGAGCCATGCGTGCTTGCACCGGCCGGCTGCCTGGCCTACCGATGATCCCATGTTGACAAGGCCGGACAGCGCGAGCGGTTTTGCCGTCCATTTCGGACGGCTGCTTTGCCTGTTGCTGGCGCTGCTGCTCCTGGAGCGCCCGGCGCCTGCTCGCTTCGACATCGGCGTTGGCGAGGCTCAACTATCGGCGCCCAGTGCCGATCTGAAGGCCGTCATTGCCGGCAAGGCCGATGCGCCGGCCTGGACCGGCGCGCGCGCCTCACGCCCGCATGGGCTGGCCCCGCAATCCTTCGATGCCGTCGTGCCCGACGCGCCGGTGTTGCTGCTGCCGGCACCCTATAGCTCGACCATTGCCGAAATTTCAGCACCGGGTGCCGCGCAAAGTTCGACGCATGCCCGCATCAGGGCGCCGCCGCGGGCCGCCTGAGCGGCCGCCAAGGCCTTTTGTCCTCAACCCTGATCCTTGTTCGCGCTGCCGGTATCGGCAGCGCCTTTTGGGCATTTTCCGATGCAATCCAAGTTGACTGCCTATACGCTCTTCGGCGTGGCTGCCGCCGCGCTGTTCCTGTCCACCAAGCTGCTCATCGTGCTGGGCACCATCCACTGGCTGGTGTCGGCGATCCTCGGCCTCGGGCTAACACCGCAACTGGTGCTCGCCGCCATCATGGCGCCGCCGGCGCTGATCGCGCTGTGGCGGATATTCAGGCTCTGCTACGAAGCCGAGACGCATCCCGCGAACAACTGATCGCGGGTTCGCCGCCCCGCTTCGGCGGGGCAGTTCCTTCATCGCGCGTCAATTGACGAAATAGCGCTGCCACTCGAAATCGGTGATGTGCGAGGCCTGCCAGGCCTCGAAGGCGGCCTGTTCGGCGCGGCGGCTTTCCACGTAATTGTCGCGGAAGGCCTCGCCAAAGGCTTCGGCGCAGAAGTCCGAGTTGGCGAAGGCGTCGATCGAGGCGTTCAGCGTGCGCGGCAGCTTCGGCTTGTCCAGCTTGGCCAGGTCGCCGCTTACCGGCGCTTCCAGCGGCAGGTCTTTTTCAATGCCTTCGCAGCCGGCCGCCAGGATAGCGGCAACCGACAGATACGGGTTGATGTCGGCGCCGGGCGCGCGATGCTCGAAGCGGCATGCCCCGTCATTGGGCGTGGTGATGGCCCGGATCGGCGCGGTGCGGTTCTCAAAGCCCCAGGCGACGTCCTCCGGTGACCAGGCGCCGCGATCGAAGCGGCGGTAGGAATTGACGGTCGGCCGAAACAGCAGGTGTGTTTCCTGCATGCGGTTCAGCACGCCGGCCAGGAATTTCTCGGCGACCGGCGTCAGCCGGTTGGGGCCGGCGGCGAAGGCCGGCTGGCCGTCTTTCCACAGGCTGACATGATGGTGGGCGCCGCAGGCGCTTTCCTTGCCGGGCGGCTGGAAGCGGGTCATGAAGGTGGCGACCAGCCCGCGTTCGGCGCAAAGCTCGCGCAGATGCAGCTTGGCGCGCATGGCGTCGTCCGCCGCCTGCAGCGCCGTCTTCGGCGTCAGCGCATATTCATACATGCCAAAGCCGTATTCGGTGACCAGCGAGGCGATGCCGATGCCGATGCTTTTCATGCGGCGGATCAGCTCGGCGGCGAAATCCTGATATTCGCCGCTGCGCACCAGGTCGTAATTGGTCAGCGAGTGGCCCCATGGCTTCAATTCGCGATAGCGGCCGGCGCGCATCAGGTCGTGGTCGGCGTGGAAGATACCGAATTCGTATTCCAGCGCGAAACGCGGTTCGTAGCCGAGCGCGGCGGCGCGCTGTTCGACGCGGGCCAGAACGCCGCGCGGGTCATAAGGGCAGGGCGCCCCGTCCAGCATGTAGGAAAAGGTGATCGCCGAGGCGTATTCTGGTTTCCAGCCGTGCTGCACCACGGTTGCCGGGTCGATGATGCCCTTGATGTTGGGAAAGCCGTTTTCCTCGTTCGCCGTCGGCGAGGCGAAGGCGACGTCGCCCATGGGCTGGCCGTCGCCATGGGCGACGCAATAAAGGATGGCGTTGATCGCCTCGCCATAGGGCGACAGCTTCAAGGGGGTGATCTTCGAGCGGAACGCGCCCGAGGTGTCGACCGTATGCACCTGGATGAACTCGACGCCGTCCAATGCCAGCTTGCGCTGCAACGCCTCGAGTTTCGGCCCGTAGTCGGCAACCTTGTCCTGAAACTCCACCGTATATCCTCCACCCTGAAAAATGTCGGCGCCGCCTAGCGGGGATTGCGCCTGAAAAGCCTGTAGAGCTGCTCGTCGAGCTCAAGCCGCCCGCTGATGCCGCCGGGGCGGAACGCCATGCAAAGCACGATGACCACACCCAGTGCCACGCCGGACAGGCCGAGCAGCTGCGGCAGCTGGACACCGGCGATGGTGACGCCGGATTCGATGCTGCGGATGAATTCGAGGCCGATCGAAAGCACGATGACGCCGGTCACCGCGCCCGTCACCGTCGCCATGCCGCCCAGGATCAGCATGGCCAGCGTCATGAAGATCTGCTGGAAGTAGAACAGTTTCGGGCTGATCGTGCCGGCGAAATAGGCGAACAGCACGCCGGCAAGCCCGCAGATCAGCGCCGAAAGAACCCATGCGCCGAGGCGCAGGCGCCTGGCATCGACACCGAAGGCGGCGGCCGCCTGCGGGCTCTGGGCGCTGGCCCTCAGCTGCAGGCCCCAGCGGCTGTCCTTGAAAAGGCGGGCGATGACGATGACGACCACCGATGCCACCAGCATCGCCGGCAGGTCGACCACTTTCGGAATGCCGAAAAACGCCTGGTTACCCTTGAACAAGTCGGTCCAGTTCAAAAACACCGAATGCACGATGATCAGTAGCGCCAGGCTGACGATGGTGGCGGCGACGCCGGAAAGCCGGCTGATGATCTTGCCGCTGATTGCCGCAAGAATGCCGACGGCCAGCAAGGCCAGCACGGCGGCAAGCAGCGGGTTGAGTTCGACGAGGGCCAGTCCGAACGGCGCGTTGGGGATCGACAATTTCTTCATCGCCAGCGGCGTCGACAGGATGGCGACGCCATAGGCCCCGATGCCGACAAAGGCGCTGTGGCCGAGATTGGCGATGTTGCTGTTGCCCATGAAGACCTGCAGACCGACGACGACGATCAGGTTGACGAAGGCGGCCAGCGCCAGATGGGTGTAGTAGGCCGGCGCCAGGCCAAGCACGGCAAGACCGATCACCACGACCGGCAGGGCGGTGACGAGACCGCCGGCCAGCGAGCGGCGCAACATGGCGTGGCCGGATTGCGTGGTTTCGCCCGACGGACGCGAAAGCATGGTCTCTGCGCTCTGGGTCACCTCAGATCTCCTTGTCGCCCAGCTCGATGCGCTGGCCGAGCAGGCCTTCCGGCCGGTAGACAAGCAGGGCGACGATGATCACGTAGGTCAGCGCGTCCTTGAAGCCCCCATATTCCTGCGGCAGCGCCACCAGCAGGCCGACCTCGATGAAGCCGAGCAACATGCCGCCGGCGGCAGCACCCGCCAGTGAGCCGAAGCCGCCGATGACACAGGCGACGAAGGCCTTCAGCACCAGGCCAAAGCCGAGATCGGGCGAGACCGAACCGCGGCGCGCCAGGATGAACACGGCGGCGATGCCAGCCAGCGCGCCGGAGATGGCGAAGGCGGTGGCGATCACCCGGTTGGCGCGAATGCCCATCAGCCGCACCGTGGCGAAGTCGCGAGAGGCGGCGCGGATGGCCAGCCCGAGCGTCGAGCGGTTGAGAAAAAGCACCAGCGCCAGGATGGTGAGGCCGGAGACAACGAGTTCCAGCACCTGCAGCGACGACACCGCGAACGGGCCGAAGAACCACATCTGGTTGAGGCCGTTGAGGATCGAGACTGACTGCGGCTTTGGCGAGATCAGAAGCATGAACAGGTTCTGCACCACGATCGAAACGCCGAAAGCGGTGAGCAGGCCGGTTGTGGTCGGGGCGTAGCGCACCGGGCGGAAGGCGATACGTTCGAAGACGATTGCCGCCAGAGCCGCTGAGGCGACGGCGAGCAGCACGGCCACGAATGGCGAGGTCAGGCCAAGTGCG
The genomic region above belongs to Mesorhizobium terrae and contains:
- a CDS encoding MerR family transcriptional regulator, with the translated sequence MREYYTITELTREFDISTRTLRFYEDEGLVAPVRRGRTRLFRPSDRHLVRQILRGKRLGFAIAEIREIIQMYKEPPGEVGQLKLMIKRIEEKRDDLRQKRRDLEETLAELDQAEESCVERLVELGVST
- a CDS encoding glutamine synthetase family protein, giving the protein MEFQDKVADYGPKLEALQRKLALDGVEFIQVHTVDTSGAFRSKITPLKLSPYGEAINAILYCVAHGDGQPMGDVAFASPTANEENGFPNIKGIIDPATVVQHGWKPEYASAITFSYMLDGAPCPYDPRGVLARVEQRAAALGYEPRFALEYEFGIFHADHDLMRAGRYRELKPWGHSLTNYDLVRSGEYQDFAAELIRRMKSIGIGIASLVTEYGFGMYEYALTPKTALQAADDAMRAKLHLRELCAERGLVATFMTRFQPPGKESACGAHHHVSLWKDGQPAFAAGPNRLTPVAEKFLAGVLNRMQETHLLFRPTVNSYRRFDRGAWSPEDVAWGFENRTAPIRAITTPNDGACRFEHRAPGADINPYLSVAAILAAGCEGIEKDLPLEAPVSGDLAKLDKPKLPRTLNASIDAFANSDFCAEAFGEAFRDNYVESRRAEQAAFEAWQASHITDFEWQRYFVN
- a CDS encoding branched-chain amino acid ABC transporter permease, which gives rise to MTQSAETMLSRPSGETTQSGHAMLRRSLAGGLVTALPVVVIGLAVLGLAPAYYTHLALAAFVNLIVVVGLQVFMGNSNIANLGHSAFVGIGAYGVAILSTPLAMKKLSIPNAPFGLALVELNPLLAAVLALLAVGILAAISGKIISRLSGVAATIVSLALLIIVHSVFLNWTDLFKGNQAFFGIPKVVDLPAMLVASVVVIVIARLFKDSRWGLQLRASAQSPQAAAAFGVDARRLRLGAWVLSALICGLAGVLFAYFAGTISPKLFYFQQIFMTLAMLILGGMATVTGAVTGVIVLSIGLEFIRSIESGVTIAGVQLPQLLGLSGVALGVVIVLCMAFRPGGISGRLELDEQLYRLFRRNPR
- a CDS encoding branched-chain amino acid ABC transporter permease, which codes for MDYVLQQLLNALAFGAEYSLVALGLAVVFSIMGLVNFAHGEIIGVSAYSVFLAAALGLTSPFVAVLLAVASAALAAIVFERIAFRPVRYAPTTTGLLTAFGVSIVVQNLFMLLISPKPQSVSILNGLNQMWFFGPFAVSSLQVLELVVSGLTILALVLFLNRSTLGLAIRAASRDFATVRLMGIRANRVIATAFAISGALAGIAAVFILARRGSVSPDLGFGLVLKAFVACVIGGFGSLAGAAAGGMLLGFIEVGLLVALPQEYGGFKDALTYVIIVALLVYRPEGLLGQRIELGDKEI